A window of Candidatus Pantoea floridensis contains these coding sequences:
- a CDS encoding D-alanine--D-alanine ligase yields the protein MTEKVAVLMGGTSAEREVSLMSGAAVLAGLREMGIDAHAVDTRDVSVLKLKQQGFAKAFIALHGRGGEDGTLQAVLEFLQLPYTGSGVMASAITMDKLRSKLLWQGRGLPSGKFVWLTRQQYQQGLDADTTAAVQALGLPLFVKPSCEGSSVGISRVNHADALPAALEEAFRHDNDVLIEAFLSGAEYTVGIVGEQILPSIRIKTASEFYDYEAKYISDDTEYFCPSGLSAEQEAELQTLVWAAWRALGCSGWGRVDVMADGEGNFQLLEVNTSPGMTSHSLVPMAAKQAGYSFPQLVARILELAD from the coding sequence ATGACTGAGAAGGTCGCAGTATTGATGGGCGGCACCTCGGCCGAACGTGAAGTCTCGCTGATGTCAGGTGCGGCGGTGCTGGCCGGACTGCGTGAAATGGGTATTGATGCGCATGCTGTCGATACGCGTGATGTGTCGGTACTGAAGCTAAAACAGCAAGGCTTTGCGAAAGCGTTTATTGCGCTGCACGGTCGCGGTGGTGAAGACGGCACCTTGCAAGCGGTGCTGGAGTTCTTGCAGCTCCCTTATACCGGCAGTGGCGTAATGGCCTCGGCGATCACCATGGACAAACTGCGCAGCAAATTGTTGTGGCAGGGCAGGGGATTACCTTCAGGCAAATTTGTCTGGCTGACGCGTCAGCAATATCAGCAAGGTTTAGATGCAGATACCACCGCCGCCGTTCAGGCGCTGGGTTTACCGCTGTTTGTGAAGCCAAGCTGTGAAGGTTCCAGCGTTGGCATCAGCCGTGTGAATCATGCGGACGCACTACCTGCCGCGCTGGAAGAGGCATTTCGTCACGATAACGACGTGCTGATTGAAGCGTTTCTCAGCGGCGCCGAGTACACCGTGGGCATCGTAGGTGAGCAAATTCTGCCTTCAATCAGAATTAAAACCGCCAGCGAGTTCTATGACTATGAAGCTAAATACATTTCTGACGATACTGAGTACTTCTGTCCGAGCGGTTTAAGCGCTGAGCAGGAAGCAGAATTGCAGACGCTGGTGTGGGCAGCCTGGCGCGCGTTGGGTTGCAGCGGCTGGGGACGTGTGGACGTTATGGCTGACGGCGAGGGCAATTTCCAGCTGTTGGAAGTGAATACCTCACCAGGCATGACCAGCCACAGTCTGGTACCCATGGCGGCGAAGCAGGCGGGATACAGTTTCCCGCAGCTAGTGGCGCGTATTCTGGAGCTGGCTGACTGA
- the secM gene encoding secA translation cis-regulator SecM produces MIGIFSRWRQLGRRYFWPHLLLGMVAASLGLPACAQSSEPTANDSPISSLFVGNVVHFDHLIRLQESARRPSFNVDYWHQHAIRTVIRHLSFSMTPPAQAEANQAVPLAAQKLALIGSLQALLTSPTQPLNAVEPQLALRHREPQIHTSADWQAAIHGIRAGPFIA; encoded by the coding sequence GTGATCGGGATTTTCTCACGCTGGCGACAATTAGGCAGACGCTACTTCTGGCCTCATCTCCTATTAGGGATGGTGGCGGCCAGTTTGGGTTTGCCTGCCTGTGCGCAAAGTTCTGAGCCCACGGCGAACGATTCGCCGATCAGCAGCCTGTTTGTTGGCAATGTTGTCCATTTCGATCATCTGATTCGTCTGCAGGAAAGTGCGCGTCGACCAAGTTTTAACGTCGATTACTGGCATCAACATGCCATCCGCACAGTTATCAGACATCTTTCTTTTAGCATGACGCCGCCTGCTCAGGCGGAGGCCAATCAAGCTGTACCATTAGCGGCACAAAAACTGGCGTTGATTGGTTCGCTTCAGGCGCTACTGACATCACCTACGCAACCGCTTAATGCCGTTGAGCCACAGCTAGCACTGCGCCACCGTGAACCGCAAATCCACACTTCTGCTGACTGGCAGGCTGCTATCCATGGCATCCGCGCCGGACCTTTCATTGCCTAA
- a CDS encoding winged helix-turn-helix domain-containing protein, producing MEFEDTTLLEQNKPEHPHALRHLAFHDVLTLDSTQNTLTWWPDHKIIPLNEAQKRFLSCLLLRITSKHQIIATVWNESYPSISDNNYHQLLFQSRALFKRFGLPDGLLITLPYHGVRLNEEKLIAFTQRFS from the coding sequence ATGGAATTCGAAGATACAACGCTGCTGGAGCAAAACAAACCTGAACATCCCCACGCTCTACGACATTTGGCATTTCACGATGTGTTGACGTTAGACAGCACGCAAAACACCTTAACCTGGTGGCCTGACCATAAAATCATCCCGCTAAATGAAGCGCAAAAGCGTTTTCTCTCCTGCCTGTTGCTGCGCATCACCTCTAAACATCAGATCATTGCCACTGTATGGAATGAAAGCTATCCGAGCATCAGTGATAATAATTACCATCAGCTGCTCTTTCAAAGCAGAGCATTGTTTAAGCGCTTTGGCTTGCCGGATGGGCTGCTTATTACTCTGCCCTACCACGGCGTACGATTAAACGAAGAGAAACTGATCGCTTTTACGCAGAGATTCTCATAA
- the ftsZ gene encoding cell division protein FtsZ, translated as MFEPMELTNDAVIKVIGVGGGGGNAVEHMVRERIEGVEFFAVNTDAQALRKTAVGQTIQIGTNITKGLGAGANPEVGRNSAEEDREALRAALDGADMVFIAAGMGGGTGTGAAPVVAEVAKDLGILTVAVVTKPFNFEGKKRMAFAEQGIAELSKHVDSLITIPNDKLLKVLGRGISLLDAFGAANDVLKGAVQGIAELITRPGLMNVDFADVRTVMSEMGYAMMGSGVACGEDRAEEAAEMAISSPLLEDIDLSGARGVLVNITAGFDLRLDEFETVGNTIRAFASDNATVVIGTSLDPEMNDELRVTVVATGIGMDKRPEITLVTNKPATQPVMDHRYQQHGMAPLPQEQKPAAKVVNDQPAASSKEPDYLDIPAFLRKQAD; from the coding sequence ATGTTTGAACCTATGGAATTAACCAATGACGCGGTGATTAAAGTCATCGGCGTCGGCGGTGGCGGCGGTAACGCCGTAGAGCACATGGTACGCGAGCGTATCGAAGGTGTGGAATTCTTCGCTGTGAACACCGACGCGCAAGCGTTGCGTAAGACAGCGGTCGGCCAGACGATCCAGATCGGGACCAATATCACTAAAGGTCTCGGTGCAGGTGCGAACCCAGAAGTGGGTCGTAACTCTGCAGAAGAGGATCGCGAAGCACTGCGTGCTGCGCTGGATGGTGCAGACATGGTGTTTATCGCAGCAGGCATGGGCGGCGGTACCGGTACGGGTGCTGCGCCAGTGGTCGCTGAAGTAGCCAAAGATTTGGGTATCCTGACTGTTGCAGTGGTAACGAAGCCATTCAACTTTGAAGGCAAAAAGCGTATGGCTTTTGCTGAGCAGGGTATCGCCGAGCTTTCGAAGCACGTCGATTCATTGATCACTATTCCAAACGACAAGCTGTTGAAAGTATTAGGCCGTGGTATTTCGCTGTTGGATGCGTTCGGCGCAGCTAACGATGTACTGAAAGGCGCTGTACAGGGTATTGCTGAGTTGATCACGCGCCCTGGCTTGATGAACGTTGACTTCGCAGACGTGCGTACCGTGATGTCAGAAATGGGTTACGCCATGATGGGTTCAGGCGTGGCATGCGGTGAAGATCGTGCGGAAGAAGCCGCTGAAATGGCGATTTCAAGCCCGCTGCTGGAAGATATCGATCTTTCTGGCGCGCGCGGCGTGCTGGTCAACATCACCGCTGGCTTCGATCTGCGTCTGGATGAGTTTGAAACCGTGGGTAACACCATTCGCGCCTTCGCGTCTGACAACGCTACCGTGGTAATTGGTACTTCTCTGGATCCAGAGATGAACGACGAACTGCGTGTCACCGTAGTTGCGACCGGTATTGGCATGGATAAGCGTCCAGAAATCACCCTGGTAACGAATAAGCCAGCCACACAGCCAGTGATGGATCATCGCTACCAGCAGCACGGCATGGCGCCGCTGCCGCAGGAGCAGAAACCTGCTGCTAAAGTGGTTAATGACCAGCCAGCCGCATCAAGCAAAGAACCTGATTATCTGGATATTCCAGCCTTCCTGCGTAAACAGGCTGACTAA
- the ftsQ gene encoding cell division protein FtsQ, translating to MSQAAIRVRNREPQERARSGRSNGARLFGIVFLLIVLGIMVAGGLVVLKWMNDASRLPLSRLVVTGQTHYTTHDDIRQAILSLGAPGTFMSQNVDIIQQQIERLPWIKQVSVRKQWPDELKINLVEYVPVARWNDSHMVDADGVSFSVPASHIGKETLPMLYGPEGSENEVLAGYHTMSDVLKANKFTLKVASMTARRSWQLVTSDDVRIELGRSDTMKRLNRFIELYPELQQQGQSHNQRITYVDLRYDSGAAVGWAAAPIEPQDSNQQQNQAQAKPQ from the coding sequence ATGTCTCAGGCGGCGATACGAGTACGCAATCGTGAACCTCAGGAGCGTGCGCGCTCCGGGCGTAGCAACGGTGCACGACTGTTTGGCATCGTGTTCCTGCTGATAGTGTTAGGCATTATGGTGGCGGGCGGCCTTGTGGTGCTGAAGTGGATGAATGACGCGTCGCGCTTGCCGTTATCCAGGCTGGTGGTGACGGGGCAAACCCACTACACCACGCATGATGATATTCGCCAGGCGATTTTATCGCTCGGCGCGCCTGGGACCTTCATGTCGCAGAACGTCGATATCATTCAACAGCAGATCGAGCGTTTGCCCTGGATAAAGCAGGTCAGTGTGCGGAAGCAGTGGCCTGATGAGCTGAAGATTAATTTGGTGGAGTATGTTCCGGTGGCACGTTGGAACGACTCACATATGGTTGACGCCGATGGCGTCTCCTTCAGTGTTCCGGCCAGTCACATTGGCAAAGAAACCCTGCCAATGCTTTATGGCCCGGAAGGCAGTGAAAATGAGGTGTTGGCCGGCTATCACACCATGAGTGATGTATTAAAGGCTAACAAGTTTACCCTGAAGGTCGCGTCGATGACGGCGCGGCGCTCATGGCAATTAGTGACCAGTGACGATGTGCGCATTGAGCTGGGACGCAGCGATACCATGAAGCGTCTGAACCGTTTTATTGAGCTCTATCCGGAGCTGCAGCAGCAGGGCCAGAGTCATAATCAGCGCATTACCTACGTCGATTTGCGCTACGACTCGGGCGCCGCAGTGGGCTGGGCAGCGGCACCGATAGAGCCACAGGACAGTAATCAGCAACAGAACCAGGCACAGGCTAAACCACAATGA
- the ftsA gene encoding cell division protein FtsA gives MIKATDRKLVVGLEIGTAKVSALVGEILPDGMVNIIGVGSCPSRGMDKGGVNDLESVVKCVQRAIDQAELMADCQISSVYLALSGKHISCQNEIGMVPISEEEVTQDDVENVVHTAKSVRVRDEHRILHVIPQEYAIDYQEGIKNPVGLSGVRMQAKVHLITCHNDMAKNIVKAVERCGLKVDQLIFAGLASSFSVLTEDERELGVCVVDIGGGTMDIAVYTGGALRHTKVIPYAGNVVTSDIAYAFGTPPTDAEAIKVRHGCALGSIVGKDENVEVPSVGGRPPRSLQRQTLAEVIEPRYTELLNLVNDEILQLQEQLRQQGVKHHLAAGIVLTGGAAQIEGLAACAQRVFHTQVRIGQPLNITGLTDYAQEPYYSTAVGLLHYGKESHMNGDAETEKRASVGNWFKRINSWLKKEF, from the coding sequence ATGATCAAGGCAACGGACAGAAAACTGGTAGTAGGACTCGAAATTGGCACCGCAAAGGTGTCCGCCCTGGTTGGGGAAATTCTGCCCGATGGTATGGTCAATATTATTGGGGTGGGCAGTTGCCCGTCTCGCGGTATGGATAAAGGCGGCGTAAACGACCTTGAGTCGGTGGTGAAATGCGTACAGCGCGCCATCGATCAGGCTGAACTGATGGCGGATTGCCAGATTTCTTCGGTCTACCTTGCATTATCGGGCAAACATATCAGTTGCCAGAACGAAATCGGGATGGTTCCGATTTCGGAAGAGGAAGTGACTCAGGATGATGTAGAGAACGTAGTGCATACGGCGAAATCCGTTCGCGTACGTGATGAACATCGTATCCTGCATGTGATACCGCAGGAATATGCCATCGATTATCAGGAAGGCATCAAAAATCCTGTAGGCCTTTCCGGCGTACGTATGCAGGCGAAGGTGCATCTGATCACCTGCCACAACGATATGGCAAAAAATATTGTTAAAGCCGTTGAACGTTGCGGCCTGAAAGTTGACCAACTGATTTTTGCCGGGCTGGCTTCCAGTTTTTCCGTCTTGACTGAAGATGAACGTGAGCTGGGAGTCTGTGTTGTTGACATCGGTGGCGGTACAATGGATATCGCTGTTTATACTGGCGGAGCGCTGCGTCATACCAAAGTGATCCCGTATGCAGGGAACGTGGTGACCAGCGATATTGCTTACGCCTTTGGTACACCGCCTACCGACGCGGAAGCGATTAAAGTGCGTCACGGTTGTGCATTAGGCTCGATTGTCGGCAAAGACGAAAACGTCGAAGTGCCGAGCGTCGGTGGACGTCCACCTCGCAGCCTGCAGCGCCAAACGCTGGCCGAAGTGATTGAGCCGCGTTACACCGAACTGTTGAATCTGGTTAACGACGAGATTCTGCAACTACAGGAGCAGCTGCGCCAGCAGGGCGTAAAACATCATCTGGCGGCCGGTATCGTGCTGACCGGTGGTGCGGCGCAGATTGAAGGTTTGGCAGCCTGTGCACAGCGTGTATTCCACACGCAGGTGCGCATTGGACAGCCGCTCAACATCACCGGCCTGACGGATTATGCGCAGGAGCCGTATTACTCTACGGCGGTTGGACTGCTGCATTATGGCAAAGAGTCACATATGAACGGTGATGCGGAAACGGAAAAACGTGCTTCGGTGGGCAATTGGTTTAAGCGAATCAATAGCTGGCTGAAGAAAGAGTTTTAA
- the secA gene encoding preprotein translocase subunit SecA, protein MLIKLLTKVFGSSNDRTLRRMRKVVDIINKMEPDFVKLSDDELKAKTDLFRERLKKGESLESLIPEAFATVREASKRVFGMRHFDVQLIGGMVLNDRCIAEMRTGEGKTLTATLPAYLNALSGKGVHVVTVNDYLAQRDAENNRALFEFLGLTIGINLPNMPAVAKRAAYAADITYGTNNEYGFDYLRDNMAFSPEERVQRKLHYALVDEVDSILIDEARTPLIISGPAEDSSELYTKVNKIIPHLIRQEKEDSDTFQGEGDFWVDEKARQAHMSERGLVKVEELLVSQNIMEEGESLYSPTNIMLMHHVTAALRAHALFTRDVDYIVKDGEVVIVDEHTGRTMQGRRWSDGLHQAVEAKEGVEIQNENQTLASITFQNYFRIYEKLAGMTGTADTEAFEFSSIYKLDTIVVPTNRPMVRKDMADLVYMTEKEKIDAIIEDIRNCTAKGQPVLVGTISIEKSEVVSNELTRAGIKHSVLNAKFHASEADIVAQAGQPSAVTIATNMAGRGTDIVLGGSWQAELAAMDEPTEEQIEAMKAAWKLRHDAVLAAGGLHIIGTERHESRRIDNQLRGRAGRQGDAGSSRFYLSMEDALMRIFASDRVSNMMRKLGMKPGEAIEHPWVTKAIANAQRKVESRNFDIRKQLLEYDDVANDQRRAIYSQRNELLDVSDVSETINSIREDVYKTTIDTYIPPQSLEEMWDVAGLEERLRNDFDLNLPIAEWLDKEPDLHEETLRERIMSNAAENYAAKEEVVGAEMMRNFEKGVMLQTLDSLWKEHLAAMDYLRQGIHLRGYAQKDPKQEYKRESFAMFAAMLESLKYEVISTLSKVQVRMPEEVEAMEQQRREEAERLAQQQQLSHVDDATAAAEALAAQGGERKVGRNDLCPCGSGKKYKQCHGRLA, encoded by the coding sequence ATGTTAATCAAACTGTTAACTAAAGTATTTGGCAGCAGCAATGATCGTACTTTGCGTCGTATGCGCAAAGTGGTAGACATCATCAACAAGATGGAGCCGGATTTCGTTAAGCTCTCTGATGATGAACTGAAAGCAAAAACCGATCTGTTCCGTGAGCGCCTGAAAAAGGGCGAAAGCCTTGAAAGCCTGATTCCTGAGGCCTTCGCCACCGTGCGGGAAGCGAGTAAGCGTGTATTCGGCATGCGTCATTTTGACGTCCAGCTGATTGGCGGCATGGTGTTGAACGATCGCTGCATCGCTGAAATGCGCACCGGTGAAGGTAAAACCTTGACCGCGACCTTGCCTGCTTATCTGAACGCGCTAAGCGGTAAAGGTGTGCACGTGGTCACCGTCAACGACTATCTGGCGCAGCGCGACGCCGAAAATAACCGTGCACTGTTTGAGTTCCTTGGCCTGACCATCGGTATTAACCTGCCTAATATGCCAGCCGTAGCGAAGCGTGCAGCCTATGCGGCTGATATTACTTACGGTACGAACAATGAATACGGCTTCGACTATCTGCGCGATAACATGGCGTTCAGCCCTGAAGAGCGTGTTCAGCGCAAACTGCACTATGCGCTGGTGGATGAAGTTGACTCCATTCTGATCGATGAAGCGCGTACGCCGCTGATCATCTCTGGTCCAGCTGAAGACAGTTCTGAGCTGTATACCAAGGTAAACAAAATTATCCCGCATCTGATTCGTCAGGAAAAAGAAGATTCTGACACCTTCCAGGGTGAAGGCGATTTCTGGGTTGATGAGAAAGCGCGTCAGGCACACATGAGCGAGCGCGGCCTGGTTAAAGTTGAAGAGCTGCTGGTTAGCCAAAACATCATGGAAGAAGGTGAGTCTCTCTACTCTCCAACCAACATTATGTTAATGCACCACGTTACTGCGGCACTGCGTGCCCATGCGCTCTTTACCCGCGACGTGGATTATATCGTGAAAGATGGCGAAGTGGTCATCGTCGATGAACATACCGGTCGTACCATGCAAGGTCGTCGCTGGTCAGATGGTCTGCATCAGGCGGTTGAAGCGAAAGAAGGCGTGGAAATTCAAAATGAAAACCAGACGCTGGCCTCCATTACTTTCCAGAATTACTTCCGTATCTACGAGAAACTGGCCGGTATGACCGGTACCGCCGATACCGAAGCGTTTGAATTCAGCTCAATCTATAAGCTCGATACTATCGTGGTGCCAACTAACCGCCCGATGGTGCGTAAAGATATGGCCGACTTGGTTTATATGACCGAGAAAGAGAAGATCGACGCCATTATTGAAGACATTCGTAACTGCACGGCAAAAGGTCAGCCGGTATTGGTAGGTACAATTTCGATTGAAAAATCTGAAGTGGTTTCCAATGAGCTAACGCGCGCGGGCATCAAACACAGCGTACTGAATGCCAAGTTCCACGCCAGTGAAGCGGATATCGTGGCACAGGCAGGCCAGCCATCGGCAGTAACCATCGCCACCAACATGGCTGGTCGTGGTACCGATATCGTGCTGGGCGGTAGCTGGCAAGCTGAGCTTGCCGCCATGGACGAGCCGACTGAAGAGCAAATTGAGGCGATGAAAGCCGCCTGGAAACTGCGTCATGATGCAGTGCTGGCGGCGGGCGGCCTGCACATCATTGGTACTGAGCGTCACGAATCACGTCGTATCGATAATCAGCTGCGTGGTCGTGCTGGTCGTCAGGGTGATGCCGGTTCTTCACGCTTCTACCTGTCGATGGAAGATGCCTTGATGCGTATCTTCGCTTCGGACCGCGTATCAAACATGATGCGTAAACTGGGTATGAAGCCAGGTGAAGCGATTGAGCATCCATGGGTGACCAAAGCAATTGCCAACGCTCAACGTAAAGTGGAAAGTCGCAACTTCGATATTCGTAAACAGCTGCTGGAATACGATGACGTCGCTAACGATCAGCGTCGTGCTATCTATAGCCAGCGTAACGAACTGCTGGATGTTTCTGATGTGTCTGAAACCATCAACAGCATCCGTGAAGATGTCTACAAAACCACTATCGATACGTACATTCCACCGCAGTCGCTGGAAGAAATGTGGGATGTGGCGGGACTGGAAGAGCGTCTGCGTAATGACTTCGATCTGAACCTGCCAATTGCCGAATGGTTGGATAAAGAGCCAGACCTTCATGAAGAGACGCTGCGCGAACGTATTATGAGTAACGCTGCCGAAAACTATGCTGCTAAAGAAGAAGTGGTTGGCGCTGAGATGATGCGTAACTTCGAGAAAGGCGTGATGTTGCAAACGCTGGATTCACTTTGGAAAGAGCATCTGGCGGCAATGGATTATCTGCGCCAGGGGATCCACCTGCGTGGTTATGCGCAGAAAGATCCCAAGCAGGAGTACAAACGTGAATCCTTCGCAATGTTTGCCGCCATGCTGGAGTCGCTGAAGTATGAAGTGATCAGCACCTTAAGCAAGGTGCAGGTACGCATGCCAGAAGAAGTTGAAGCGATGGAGCAGCAGCGTCGTGAAGAAGCTGAGCGTTTAGCACAGCAGCAGCAGTTGAGCCATGTTGATGATGCAACTGCAGCAGCCGAAGCCTTAGCGGCACAAGGTGGCGAACGCAAAGTAGGGCGTAATGACCTTTGCCCATGCGGTTCTGGCAAAAAATACAAACAGTGCCACGGACGTTTGGCCTGA
- the mutT gene encoding 8-oxo-dGTP diphosphatase MutT — translation MKHLQVAVGIIRNTDGQIFLAQRAASSYMANKWEFPGGKIEQDETAEQALKRELMEETGIEVTAATAIGQADHSYDDLRVTLHFFLVEGWNGEPYGREGQPQRWVEQQDLVADEFPPANHELIGRLVAGEI, via the coding sequence ATGAAACACCTGCAGGTTGCGGTGGGCATCATTCGCAATACAGATGGTCAAATCTTTCTGGCTCAGCGCGCGGCAAGCTCCTACATGGCTAATAAATGGGAGTTTCCTGGTGGAAAAATCGAACAAGATGAAACTGCTGAGCAGGCGTTAAAACGTGAATTAATGGAAGAAACCGGCATTGAAGTCACTGCGGCTACTGCGATTGGCCAGGCCGATCACAGTTATGACGATCTGCGCGTTACGCTGCATTTCTTCCTGGTAGAGGGTTGGAACGGTGAACCTTATGGACGAGAAGGGCAGCCACAACGCTGGGTTGAACAGCAGGATTTGGTTGCGGATGAATTTCCTCCGGCAAACCATGAGCTGATAGGTCGTCTGGTAGCCGGCGAGATTTAA
- the murC gene encoding UDP-N-acetylmuramate--L-alanine ligase yields the protein MNTQQLAKLRSIVPEMRRVRHIHFVGIGGAGMGGIAEVLANEGYHISGSDLAPNPVTQHLASLGATIYFNHRPENVTDASVVVVSTAVAQDNPELVAAREQRIPVIRRAEMLAELMRFRHGIAVAGTHGKTTTTAMVTSIYAEGGLDPTFVNGGLVKAAGTHARLGSSRYLIAEADESDASFLHLQPMVAIVTNIEADHMDTYQGDFENLKQTFINFLHNLPFYGRAVMCVDDAVIRDLIPRVGRQVTTYGFSDDADVRIENYEQRGAQGHFTLIRQDKPVLNVTLNAPGRHNALNAAAAVAVASEEGIEDNAILAALESFQGTGRRFDVLGEFDTAAVNGNPGSAMLVDDYGHHPTEVDVTIKAARAGWPEKKLVMVFQPHRYTRTRDLFDDFANVLSQVDVLLMLDVYPAGEAAIPGADSRSLCRAIRNRGKVDPILVSEHDALPDALAPLLSGDDLVIVQGAGNIGKIARKLAENALQPAVKMEARHD from the coding sequence ATGAATACACAACAATTGGCAAAACTGCGTTCTATTGTGCCCGAGATGCGTCGCGTCCGGCACATTCACTTTGTTGGCATCGGTGGTGCTGGCATGGGCGGTATTGCCGAGGTGTTGGCGAACGAAGGTTATCACATCAGCGGTTCTGATTTGGCGCCAAACCCCGTGACGCAGCATTTGGCCTCGCTGGGCGCAACGATTTACTTCAACCATCGTCCAGAAAACGTGACCGATGCGAGTGTCGTCGTGGTCTCAACGGCCGTAGCGCAAGATAACCCGGAATTAGTGGCCGCGCGTGAGCAGCGTATTCCTGTGATTCGTCGTGCGGAAATGTTGGCGGAACTTATGCGTTTCCGTCACGGCATTGCGGTTGCCGGAACGCACGGCAAAACCACCACTACCGCGATGGTGACCAGTATTTATGCCGAAGGCGGCCTGGATCCAACTTTCGTTAACGGTGGATTGGTTAAAGCTGCAGGTACACATGCGCGCCTTGGCAGCAGCCGTTACCTGATCGCCGAAGCGGACGAAAGCGATGCGTCCTTCCTGCATCTGCAGCCGATGGTGGCGATTGTGACCAACATCGAAGCGGATCACATGGACACTTATCAGGGCGATTTCGAGAATCTGAAGCAGACGTTCATTAACTTCCTGCACAACCTGCCATTCTACGGACGCGCGGTGATGTGTGTGGATGACGCGGTGATTCGTGACCTGATTCCACGTGTAGGCCGTCAGGTCACAACTTACGGCTTCAGCGATGACGCTGACGTGCGTATTGAAAATTACGAGCAGCGTGGCGCACAGGGGCACTTCACGCTGATCCGTCAGGACAAGCCAGTGCTGAACGTCACGCTGAATGCGCCTGGCCGTCATAACGCATTGAACGCGGCGGCGGCGGTGGCGGTGGCCAGCGAAGAGGGGATTGAAGATAACGCGATTCTGGCCGCGCTGGAGAGCTTCCAGGGCACCGGACGCCGCTTTGATGTACTGGGCGAGTTTGATACCGCCGCCGTCAATGGCAACCCGGGCAGCGCGATGCTGGTCGATGATTACGGCCATCATCCAACCGAAGTGGATGTCACCATCAAAGCCGCACGTGCCGGCTGGCCTGAGAAGAAACTGGTGATGGTATTCCAGCCACATCGTTACACGCGTACGCGTGACCTGTTTGATGATTTCGCTAACGTGCTGTCGCAGGTGGATGTGCTGCTGATGCTGGATGTTTATCCGGCCGGTGAAGCCGCCATTCCGGGCGCCGATAGCCGCTCCCTGTGCCGCGCGATTCGTAACCGTGGCAAGGTGGACCCGATTCTGGTCTCTGAGCATGATGCCTTACCAGATGCATTGGCCCCGTTGCTGTCAGGTGATGACCTGGTGATCGTTCAGGGCGCAGGCAACATCGGCAAGATTGCACGTAAGCTGGCGGAAAACGCCCTGCAGCCTGCGGTAAAAATGGAGGCGCGTCATGACTGA
- the lpxC gene encoding UDP-3-O-acyl-N-acetylglucosamine deacetylase — translation MIKQRTLKRIVQATGVGLHTGKKVTLTLRPASANTGVIYRRTDLNPPVDFPADAKYVRDTMLSTCLVNDEGVRISTVEHLNAALAGLGIDNIIVEVDAPEIPIMDGSAAPFVYLLMDAGIEELSSAKKFVRVKQTVRVEDGDKWAEIKPYNGFSLDFTIDFKHPAIDSSSQRYQLNFSAENFVRQISRARTFGFMREIEYLQSKGLCLGGSLDCAIGLDDFRVLNEDGLRFEDEFVRHKMLDAIGDLFMCGHNVIGAFTAFKSGHALNNKLLQAVLAKQEAWEWATFEDEAELPLAFKAPNLVLA, via the coding sequence ATGATCAAACAAAGGACATTAAAACGTATTGTTCAGGCGACAGGTGTCGGTTTACATACCGGCAAGAAAGTCACGCTGACATTACGCCCTGCGTCGGCTAATACCGGGGTCATCTATCGTCGCACTGACTTGAATCCACCGGTTGATTTCCCGGCTGATGCAAAATATGTGCGCGACACCATGCTAAGTACGTGCCTGGTGAATGATGAAGGCGTGCGTATTTCAACAGTTGAACACCTGAACGCCGCACTGGCGGGTTTAGGCATCGACAACATTATTGTTGAAGTTGATGCACCGGAAATCCCGATTATGGATGGCAGTGCCGCACCTTTTGTCTATCTGCTGATGGATGCAGGCATTGAAGAGCTGAGCAGCGCGAAGAAATTTGTGCGTGTTAAGCAAACCGTGCGTGTGGAAGATGGCGATAAGTGGGCCGAGATCAAACCTTATAACGGGTTCTCACTCGACTTTACTATCGACTTTAAACATCCAGCGATTGACTCAAGTTCGCAGCGTTACCAGCTCAACTTCTCGGCTGAGAATTTCGTGCGTCAAATCAGCCGTGCGCGCACTTTTGGCTTTATGCGTGAAATCGAATATCTGCAGTCTAAAGGCCTGTGCCTGGGCGGTAGTTTAGATTGTGCGATTGGCCTTGATGATTTCCGCGTATTAAATGAAGACGGTTTGCGCTTTGAAGACGAGTTTGTTCGTCACAAAATGCTCGATGCGATCGGTGACCTGTTCATGTGCGGCCACAATGTTATTGGCGCATTTACCGCCTTTAAATCCGGCCATGCATTGAATAACAAGTTACTGCAAGCGGTTCTGGCGAAGCAGGAAGCTTGGGAATGGGCTACCTTCGAAGATGAAGCAGAACTGCCACTGGCATTCAAAGCACCTAATTTAGTTCTGGCGTAA